Proteins from a genomic interval of Uloborus diversus isolate 005 chromosome 4, Udiv.v.3.1, whole genome shotgun sequence:
- the LOC129220055 gene encoding microsomal triglyceride transfer protein large subunit-like, which translates to MEMLEGGLLKRSVFDVNIESAEGMSNLLTVGMFAEGLASFAGSSSDDDSDQSPSAGMELTLLGSSLRPYIFFSSTSELMSHAWSGTASEPTPALQGIFLLSDDENVIVLSNGMIVRLETRAVLSTDLSASVQISLWSRNSQSQVKNAGALFVRSVAKIDSGVASTRAGFQFTGDSAIDFNTDLDFSDSPFKMCLQMNHPDITIRHDFQRSTQITGSKFLVKRTKKRKRFIPGKSFVLYPRNNEQCKEMNSE; encoded by the exons ATGGAAATGCTCGAAGGAGGGCTTCTCAAGAGGAGTGTTTTTGACGTGAATATTGAATCTGCTGAAGGAATGTCGAACCTTCTTACA GTAGGCATGTTTGCAGAAGGGCTCGCTTCATTTGCAGGTAGCTCTTCGGATGACGATAGCGATCAAAGTCCGTCCGCTGGTATGGAACTAACTTTGCTTGGATCTTCGCTTCGACCGTACATCTTCTTCAGTAGTACTTCAGAGCTAATGAGCCATGCTTGGTCTGGTACAGCAAGTGAACCAACGCCAGCGTTGCAG GGGATATTTCTTTTAAGTGACGATGAAAATGTGATAGTTTTGAGCAATGGTATGATTGTTCGGTTGGAGACACGAGCTGTTCTTTCCACAGATTTGTCTGCGTCCGTACAGATATCGCTTTGGAGTAGAAACTCACAGTCTCAAGTTAAAAATGC GGGTGCCTTATTCGTCAGAAGTGTAGCGAAAATAGATTCTGGAGTGGCAAGCACAAGAGCAGGCTTCCAATTTACTGGGGATTCAGCCATTGACTTCAATACTGATTTGGATTTCTCCGATTCTCCCTTCAAAATGTGCCTCCAAATGAATCATCCAGACATTACCATCAG gCATGATTTTCAGAGAAGTACGCAGATTACGGGCTCAAAGTTTCTGGTAAAAAGAACCAAGAAAAGAAAGAGGTTTATTCCAGGAAAATCTTTCGTTCTGTACCCAAGGAACAATGAACAGTGCAAAGAGATGAACTCTGAATAA